Proteins encoded within one genomic window of Brassica rapa cultivar Chiifu-401-42 chromosome A09, CAAS_Brap_v3.01, whole genome shotgun sequence:
- the LOC108868804 gene encoding putative transcription elongation factor SPT5 homolog 1 isoform X2, translating to MQLNELLTIIVYAVDRNAISDNVSVTTPSRDISRYSMGSETPMHPSRTPLHPYMTPMRDSGASPIHDGMRTPMRDRAWNPYTPMSPPRDNWDKKEIQDRGERVLNINREVLLHGHMKHRLLAQDGLVLPVVVTQMQGRPEIMVRPMLMPQVHTYHLHLDNP from the exons ATGCAGTTGAATGAACTTTTAACGATTATTGTGTATGCAGTTGATCGGAATGCAATATCGGATAATGTGTCTGTGACAACACCTTCTCG GGATATATCTCGGTATAGTATGGGAAGCGAAACACCTATGCATCCTTCACGGACTCCACTTCATCCTTATATGACTCCAATGCGGGACTCTGGAG CTTCACCGATCCATGACGGTATGAGGACACCCATGCGTGATCGAGCTTGGAATCCTTACACGCCTATGAGCCCACCTAG GGATAACTGGGATAAGAAGGAAATCCAGGATCGTGGGGAACGAGTCCTCAATATCAA CCGGGAAGTCCTCCTTCACGGGCATATGAAGCACCGACTCCTGGCTCAGGATGGGCTAGTACTTCCGGTGGTAGTTACTCAGATGCAGGGACGCCCAGAGATCATGGTTCGGCCTATG CTAATGCCCCAAGTCCATACATACCATCTACACCTGGACAACCCATGA
- the LOC108868804 gene encoding putative transcription elongation factor SPT5 homolog 1 isoform X3, translating into MKIVTVDRNAISDNVSVTTPSRDISRYSMGSETPMHPSRTPLHPYMTPMRDSGASPIHDGMRTPMRDRAWNPYTPMSPPRDNWDKKEIQDRGERVLNINREVLLHGHMKHRLLAQDGLVLPVVVTQMQGRPEIMVRPMLMPQVHTYHLHLDNP; encoded by the exons ATGAAGATTGTGACAG TTGATCGGAATGCAATATCGGATAATGTGTCTGTGACAACACCTTCTCG GGATATATCTCGGTATAGTATGGGAAGCGAAACACCTATGCATCCTTCACGGACTCCACTTCATCCTTATATGACTCCAATGCGGGACTCTGGAG CTTCACCGATCCATGACGGTATGAGGACACCCATGCGTGATCGAGCTTGGAATCCTTACACGCCTATGAGCCCACCTAG GGATAACTGGGATAAGAAGGAAATCCAGGATCGTGGGGAACGAGTCCTCAATATCAA CCGGGAAGTCCTCCTTCACGGGCATATGAAGCACCGACTCCTGGCTCAGGATGGGCTAGTACTTCCGGTGGTAGTTACTCAGATGCAGGGACGCCCAGAGATCATGGTTCGGCCTATG CTAATGCCCCAAGTCCATACATACCATCTACACCTGGACAACCCATGA